One genomic window of Polyangium aurulentum includes the following:
- a CDS encoding DUF1295 domain-containing protein, translating to MSEARGSRAKGFAIVALAYVVALGAGWGVYAAVAGRVSPIWAFAAADAAATFVVFVFSVFCNNSSVYDPYWSVAPMAIAPAIALVLGGSGAVLPRQIAVNALVLAWGARLTWNWARGWEGLGHEDFRYVDLRRTTGRAYWLVSLLGLHFMPTVSVYLGCLSLFPALATGTRPLGPLDAAGLVVAAGAIALEARADNELRAFRRSNTIKGKILDTGVWSYCRHPNYLGEIGFWWGLFLFALAADPNAWWASVGPLWITSLFAFISIPLMDKRSLGRRPGYADHMKRIPALLPRLPRKSET from the coding sequence ATGAGCGAAGCGCGTGGGAGCAGGGCCAAGGGATTCGCGATCGTCGCGCTTGCGTACGTGGTCGCGCTCGGCGCGGGCTGGGGCGTGTATGCAGCGGTCGCGGGCCGCGTATCGCCCATCTGGGCATTTGCGGCGGCCGACGCCGCGGCGACGTTCGTCGTCTTCGTGTTCAGCGTCTTTTGCAACAACTCGAGCGTCTACGATCCGTACTGGAGCGTCGCGCCGATGGCCATCGCGCCGGCGATTGCGCTCGTCCTCGGCGGTAGCGGCGCTGTCTTGCCGCGTCAGATCGCGGTGAACGCGCTCGTGCTCGCGTGGGGCGCGCGGCTCACCTGGAACTGGGCGCGCGGCTGGGAGGGCCTCGGGCACGAGGATTTTCGTTACGTCGATCTGCGACGAACCACCGGGCGCGCCTACTGGCTCGTGAGCCTGCTCGGCCTGCACTTCATGCCCACGGTGAGCGTCTATCTCGGCTGCCTGTCGCTCTTCCCCGCGCTCGCGACGGGCACGCGCCCGCTCGGCCCGCTCGACGCCGCGGGGCTCGTGGTGGCGGCGGGCGCGATCGCGCTCGAGGCGCGCGCCGACAACGAGCTGCGCGCGTTCCGCCGCTCCAATACGATCAAGGGAAAGATCCTGGACACCGGCGTCTGGTCGTACTGCCGGCACCCGAACTACCTCGGCGAGATCGGATTCTGGTGGGGGCTATTCTTGTTTGCCCTCGCCGCCGATCCGAACGCTTGGTGGGCGTCCGTGGGGCCGCTGTGGATCACCTCGCTCTTCGCGTTCATCAGCATCCCGCTCATGGACAAACGATCGCTCGGGCGGCGGCCGGGCTATGCCGACCACATGAAGCGCATCCCCGCGCTCCTGCCGCGACTGCCGCGAAAGAGCGAGACCTAG